A single window of Usitatibacter rugosus DNA harbors:
- a CDS encoding tetratricopeptide repeat protein yields the protein MSETPTQVPGEASAAIALATEKYRAGHVDEARALLSSVVERDPANRRALFQLGIIALERREPAQAEAFLRRAIEGMRSAVGSMALGDALEAQGRNAEAEDALRDAVAIDAGLAEAWGRLASLYATRKARDEAQFALAAALRIRPRDARYWSNLASLQLDAKRYPEAVEAARRAVEFDPAHVLAWTHLGRALGSMGDLAGANRALTEAITRDSTSGPAQYWLAVSHAHLGHWSEAASLYRRAIACFPEWVEPRVGLANALSKLGRRKEAVAAFEEAAPLDASWEPAIWSQRLFTMQLGDDFAPADVSAAHREWARRFAASVPRRTWPRRDPAAKVRIGYVSPRFQGSSMAFALLPVLEAHDRSRFEIACYAELEKRDATGERFRALADHWVETQALEDDALARRIEDDGIDILVDLAGHTPGNRLAVFARRPARAAVSWLDYFNTTGVEAIDALVADDGAMEAGLAKAFVERLEGLGPVRYVYRAPDYAPEVTAPRAAAIVFGSFARYGKVTSSTLDAWSAILAATPGSRLLLKNDTLGEAAACAAVREEFLRRGIDSVRLELRGPGSHEEMLLELAEVDVVLDTFPYNGGITTLEALWMGRPVVSLAGDTLVGRQGASILGAVGLADLVARDPAHYIEVACALAADAPRRARLSASLRNALSVSPLGDAKAFTHRLESLYLRLLAEAQPN from the coding sequence ATGAGCGAGACCCCCACGCAAGTCCCGGGTGAAGCGAGCGCCGCGATCGCGCTCGCCACCGAGAAGTACCGCGCCGGACATGTCGACGAAGCCCGCGCGCTGCTGAGCAGCGTGGTCGAACGCGATCCCGCGAACCGCCGCGCGCTCTTCCAGCTCGGCATCATCGCGCTCGAGCGGCGCGAGCCCGCGCAGGCCGAAGCGTTCCTGCGCCGGGCGATCGAGGGCATGCGCTCGGCGGTCGGCTCGATGGCGCTCGGCGATGCGCTCGAGGCGCAGGGCCGCAACGCCGAGGCCGAGGACGCGCTGCGCGATGCCGTGGCGATCGACGCCGGGCTCGCCGAAGCGTGGGGACGGCTCGCATCGCTCTATGCCACCCGCAAGGCGCGCGACGAAGCGCAGTTCGCGCTGGCCGCGGCGCTGCGCATCCGGCCGCGCGACGCGCGCTACTGGAGCAACCTCGCCTCGCTGCAGCTCGACGCGAAGCGCTACCCGGAAGCGGTCGAGGCCGCGCGGCGAGCCGTCGAGTTCGATCCCGCGCACGTGCTCGCGTGGACGCACCTGGGCCGCGCTCTGGGCTCGATGGGCGATCTCGCCGGGGCGAACCGGGCGCTCACCGAAGCGATCACGCGCGACTCGACCTCCGGCCCGGCCCAATACTGGCTCGCCGTGTCGCACGCGCACCTCGGCCACTGGAGCGAGGCTGCATCGCTCTATCGCCGCGCGATCGCATGCTTCCCCGAATGGGTGGAGCCCCGCGTGGGCCTGGCCAACGCGCTGTCCAAGCTCGGCCGGCGGAAGGAAGCCGTGGCCGCGTTCGAGGAAGCCGCGCCGCTCGATGCGTCGTGGGAACCCGCGATCTGGAGCCAGCGCCTCTTCACGATGCAGCTCGGCGACGACTTCGCGCCCGCGGACGTTTCGGCCGCCCACCGTGAATGGGCGCGGCGCTTCGCCGCGAGCGTGCCGCGCCGCACCTGGCCCCGCCGCGATCCCGCGGCGAAGGTCCGCATCGGCTATGTCTCGCCGCGCTTCCAGGGCTCCTCGATGGCGTTCGCGCTGCTGCCCGTGCTCGAGGCGCACGACCGCTCGCGCTTCGAGATCGCGTGCTATGCGGAGCTCGAGAAGCGCGATGCCACGGGCGAACGGTTCCGGGCCCTCGCCGACCACTGGGTCGAGACGCAGGCGCTCGAGGATGACGCGCTCGCCCGCCGCATCGAGGACGACGGCATCGACATCCTGGTGGACTTGGCCGGCCATACGCCGGGCAATCGCCTGGCCGTGTTCGCGCGCCGGCCCGCGCGGGCGGCGGTGAGCTGGCTCGACTACTTCAACACCACCGGCGTGGAGGCGATCGATGCGCTGGTGGCCGACGACGGCGCGATGGAGGCGGGGCTCGCGAAGGCCTTCGTCGAGCGCCTGGAAGGCCTGGGGCCGGTTCGCTACGTCTACCGCGCTCCGGACTACGCGCCCGAGGTCACGGCGCCGCGCGCCGCAGCGATCGTGTTCGGATCCTTTGCGCGATACGGCAAAGTCACATCGAGCACGCTGGACGCGTGGAGCGCCATCCTCGCCGCGACGCCGGGCAGCCGCCTCCTGCTGAAGAACGACACGCTGGGCGAAGCAGCCGCATGCGCCGCGGTCCGCGAGGAATTCCTTCGCCGCGGGATCGATTCCGTGCGCCTCGAGCTGCGCGGACCGGGGAGCCACGAAGAGATGCTGCTGGAGCTCGCGGAAGTCGACGTGGTCCTCGACACGTTCCCGTACAACGGCGGCATCACGACCCTCGAGGCCCTGTGGATGGGACGCCCGGTCGTGAGCCTCGCCGGCGACACGCTCGTGGGCCGGCAGGGCGCCTCCATCCTCGGCGCCGTGGGCCTCGCCGACCTGGTCGCGCGGGATCCCGCGCATTACATCGAGGTCGCCTGCGCCCTCGCGGCCGACGCGCCGCGACGAGCGCGGCTCTCGGCTTCGCTTCGCAACGCGCTTTCCGTCTCGCCCCTGGGCGACGCGAAGGCTTTCACGCATCGGCTCGAGTCGCTCTACCTGCGCCTGCTCGCCGAGGCGCAACCGAACTAG
- a CDS encoding class I SAM-dependent methyltransferase, giving the protein MNAPQRQSAPDLLARARALEASAPLEAASYYHQARLADPACLEAHNALERLGSDHAYGKWMRVDSVIDARDDIYRFFEGHEGVTNPIRDYLADGWRTLSELMLLLEREGKPLTGVRSMLEFASGFGRFTRHLVRVLPGRVTCCDVLPGSTDFVRERFGVQAFDSQFDPARIAWPGRYDLIFILSFFTHVPLHAWPQWLARFDAALDEGGLLVFSIHNPGYAIEHSVKLDDQGGAFLRSSEQSALSTEEYGTTFATWERVRREIEAGIPGARVEIHPRTFWVAQDAVVVRRG; this is encoded by the coding sequence GTGAACGCCCCGCAACGCCAATCCGCGCCCGACTTGCTGGCCCGTGCCCGCGCCCTGGAAGCGAGCGCGCCGCTCGAGGCCGCGTCGTACTACCACCAGGCGCGCCTCGCGGACCCGGCCTGCCTCGAGGCGCACAACGCCCTCGAGCGCCTCGGCTCCGATCACGCGTACGGCAAGTGGATGCGCGTCGACAGCGTGATCGACGCGCGCGACGACATCTACCGCTTCTTCGAGGGCCACGAGGGCGTGACCAACCCGATCCGCGATTACCTCGCGGACGGCTGGCGCACGCTCTCCGAGCTGATGCTGCTGCTCGAGCGCGAAGGCAAGCCGCTCACCGGCGTGCGTTCGATGCTCGAGTTCGCCTCGGGCTTCGGGCGCTTCACGCGCCACCTCGTGCGCGTCCTTCCGGGGCGCGTGACGTGCTGCGACGTCCTGCCGGGCTCCACCGATTTCGTGCGCGAGCGCTTCGGCGTGCAGGCGTTCGACTCGCAGTTCGATCCCGCGCGCATCGCGTGGCCCGGGCGCTACGACCTGATCTTCATCCTCTCGTTCTTCACGCACGTCCCGCTTCACGCGTGGCCGCAGTGGCTCGCGCGCTTCGACGCCGCGCTCGACGAGGGCGGGCTCCTCGTGTTCTCGATCCACAATCCCGGGTACGCGATCGAGCACAGCGTGAAGCTCGACGACCAGGGCGGAGCCTTCCTGCGCAGCAGCGAGCAATCGGCGCTGAGCACCGAGGAGTACGGAACCACGTTTGCGACGTGGGAGCGCGTGCGCCGCGAGATCGAAGCCGGCATCCCCGGCGCCCGCGTCGAGATCCACCCGCGGACGTTCTGGGTTGCCCAGGATGCCGTCGTCGTCCGCCGAGGCTAG
- a CDS encoding ABC transporter ATP-binding protein: MSAEKTLVRLSGITKDYPKVATGGDRLRTLASLFLRRGDTPHFRALDGIDLEVHRGESLGLVGENGAGKSTLLKIIAGVVKPTRGTVGVAGRVGALLELGSGFHPEYTGRENIDLAAALMGLSRRETRARVDEIVAFADIGAHIDEPIKHYSSGMVVRLGFAVATTLKPDILITDEVLAVGDESFQKKCIAWLERFLADGGTLLLCSHSMFHIQTLCRRAVWLHHGQQRLYGDAFDVTREYLAYHEEKSRTEKLAHRAAPNMQVPRIIEAWIEDGEGERCTHFAKGGTLVVQGIAHEPEDQPPVVLVGLVRIDGTPVFGAITNEDGFVPPRLEPTRFGFAVRFENLSLLPGKYRARTHVMDVQGLRLFDTVEMEFTVAGETREFGLVALPHEWTAGRGGNA, translated from the coding sequence GTGAGCGCCGAAAAAACGCTCGTCAGGCTCTCGGGGATCACCAAGGATTATCCGAAAGTCGCGACGGGCGGCGACCGCCTGCGCACGCTCGCGTCGCTCTTCCTGCGGCGCGGCGACACGCCCCACTTCCGGGCGCTCGACGGCATCGACCTCGAGGTGCATCGCGGCGAATCGCTCGGCCTGGTCGGCGAGAACGGCGCGGGCAAGTCCACGCTGCTGAAGATCATCGCGGGCGTCGTGAAGCCCACGCGCGGCACGGTCGGCGTGGCCGGGCGGGTCGGTGCGCTCCTCGAGCTGGGGAGCGGCTTCCATCCCGAGTACACCGGGCGCGAGAACATCGACCTCGCCGCCGCGCTGATGGGCCTGTCGCGCCGCGAGACGCGAGCGCGCGTCGACGAGATCGTCGCCTTCGCCGACATCGGAGCCCACATCGACGAGCCGATCAAGCACTACTCGTCCGGCATGGTGGTGCGCCTGGGCTTCGCGGTGGCCACGACGCTCAAGCCCGACATCCTCATCACCGACGAGGTGCTGGCGGTGGGTGACGAGTCCTTCCAGAAGAAGTGCATCGCGTGGCTCGAGCGCTTCCTCGCCGACGGCGGCACGCTACTCCTCTGCTCGCACAGCATGTTCCACATCCAGACGCTCTGCCGCCGCGCGGTGTGGCTGCACCACGGCCAGCAACGCCTCTACGGCGACGCCTTCGATGTCACCCGCGAGTACCTCGCGTACCACGAGGAGAAGTCGCGCACGGAGAAGCTGGCCCATCGCGCGGCGCCGAACATGCAGGTGCCGCGAATCATCGAAGCGTGGATCGAGGACGGCGAGGGCGAGCGCTGCACGCATTTCGCGAAGGGCGGCACGCTCGTCGTCCAGGGCATCGCGCACGAGCCGGAGGACCAGCCCCCCGTGGTGCTGGTCGGCCTCGTCCGCATCGACGGCACGCCGGTCTTCGGCGCGATCACCAACGAGGACGGCTTCGTGCCGCCGCGCCTCGAGCCCACGCGCTTCGGGTTCGCCGTGCGGTTCGAGAACCTCTCGCTGCTGCCGGGCAAGTATCGCGCGCGCACGCACGTGATGGACGTGCAGGGCCTGCGCCTCTTCGACACCGTCGAGATGGAATTCACGGTCGCCGGCGAAACGCGCGAGTTCGGCCTGGTGGCACTTCCGCATGAGTGGACCGCGGGCCGCGGGGGAAATGCGTGA
- a CDS encoding glycosyltransferase, with the protein MSSLRRGLRYLCTPLLAVFALSALPATAEGMEEIVLRSVQKCVRSPTRVRRTDEDALANACLAYRQGRYAEAEAQAMLHLAQEPAQAKAHMILGLARWKAGRVEEAVRALEMAVSLAPDDAQAHLALGNVLRDARRHDDAVAAYSRASGQNPALAAAHFNRGVALREAGRPRDAILAFRAAARLDAGDFEATHGVVRTLGEAIRGSEQPLFDMPRTADRADPGPLSIVVCSIDPERLARFRSALAPHLAGLEHEVVVIGDAKSLCEGYARGVAASRHPLVVLMHDDVQLLSPEPFHALASALESHDVVGLAGSRLASGPAVLWAGHPHIHGWVSYPSRIGQGYEAWPLSLEAGVLDGMETLDGLLLAMRRETAVRVGFDCETFDGFHFYDLDFCVRAHAAGLSLAVTTEVIALHESAGDFGDDWRRYATRFAMKHPALASAPQGKCHAYCAQLDRLEDVARFHRELASLARVT; encoded by the coding sequence GTGAGCTCCCTTCGCCGGGGCCTGCGCTACCTCTGCACGCCGCTGCTGGCGGTCTTCGCCCTCTCGGCCCTGCCGGCTACCGCGGAGGGGATGGAAGAGATCGTCCTGCGCTCCGTGCAGAAGTGCGTTCGCTCGCCGACCCGCGTGCGCCGCACGGACGAGGACGCGCTCGCCAATGCCTGCCTCGCCTATCGCCAGGGCCGCTACGCCGAAGCCGAGGCGCAGGCCATGCTCCACCTCGCGCAGGAACCGGCACAGGCCAAGGCGCACATGATCCTCGGCCTCGCCCGCTGGAAGGCCGGCCGCGTCGAGGAGGCCGTGCGCGCGCTCGAGATGGCCGTGAGCCTCGCGCCGGACGACGCGCAGGCCCATCTCGCGCTCGGCAACGTGCTGCGCGACGCCCGCCGCCACGACGATGCGGTGGCCGCGTACTCGCGGGCCTCCGGCCAGAACCCCGCGCTCGCCGCCGCGCACTTCAACCGCGGCGTGGCGTTGCGCGAAGCGGGACGCCCGCGCGACGCGATCCTCGCCTTTCGCGCCGCCGCGCGCCTCGACGCCGGCGATTTCGAGGCGACGCACGGCGTCGTTCGCACGCTCGGCGAAGCCATCCGCGGAAGCGAGCAACCGCTGTTCGACATGCCCCGGACCGCGGACCGCGCGGATCCCGGTCCGCTCTCCATCGTGGTCTGCAGCATCGACCCCGAGCGCCTCGCGCGCTTTCGCTCCGCGCTCGCGCCCCACCTGGCCGGGCTCGAGCACGAGGTGGTCGTCATCGGCGATGCCAAGTCCTTGTGCGAAGGCTACGCGCGCGGTGTCGCCGCGAGCCGCCACCCGCTCGTGGTGCTGATGCACGACGACGTGCAGCTCCTTTCGCCGGAGCCCTTCCACGCGCTGGCCTCGGCGCTCGAGTCGCACGATGTGGTCGGCCTCGCGGGCAGCCGCCTCGCCTCCGGCCCCGCCGTGCTCTGGGCCGGGCATCCGCACATCCACGGCTGGGTGAGCTACCCCTCGCGCATCGGCCAGGGCTACGAAGCGTGGCCGCTCAGCCTCGAAGCCGGCGTGCTCGACGGCATGGAAACGCTCGACGGGCTGCTCCTCGCGATGCGCCGGGAAACAGCCGTGCGCGTGGGCTTCGACTGCGAGACCTTCGACGGCTTCCATTTCTACGACCTGGATTTCTGCGTGCGCGCGCACGCGGCCGGCCTTTCGCTCGCCGTCACGACCGAGGTGATCGCGCTCCACGAAAGCGCCGGCGATTTCGGCGACGACTGGCGCCGCTACGCCACGCGCTTCGCCATGAAGCACCCCGCGCTCGCGAGCGCGCCCCAGGGCAAGTGCCACGCCTATTGCGCGCAGCTCGACCGCCTCGAGGACGTCGCGCGCTTCCACCGCGAGCTGGCCAGCCTCGCGCGGGTGACGTGA
- a CDS encoding ABC transporter permease, with protein MALSDPAAALENPARYRWLLASFVRREIANRYAGSVSGLAWTFLHPLAQLAVFAFVFSHVFRAGVPPQYAGASYTAFVAVALWPWIMFSEALMRGMAAVQANAGLIRKVAFPHRLVVYAAVVACYAVHGIGFAVVLLVLRISGEPIHLETVPLAAVLLIPYLLLSTGLAAALAALQTLLRDVEHAIGIVLTIVFYATPILYPATFLPEAARPYVEGQPFGYLSGRIRDVLLQGTGLVATDLLAAVACGLVFMAGVWFFDRLSPHFEDFL; from the coding sequence ATGGCGCTGAGCGACCCCGCGGCCGCCCTCGAGAATCCGGCGCGCTACCGGTGGCTCCTCGCCTCGTTCGTCCGGCGTGAGATCGCGAATCGCTATGCCGGCAGCGTGAGCGGCCTCGCCTGGACGTTCCTCCATCCGCTCGCCCAGCTCGCCGTGTTCGCCTTCGTCTTCAGCCACGTGTTCCGTGCCGGCGTCCCGCCCCAGTACGCGGGCGCGAGCTATACCGCCTTCGTGGCCGTGGCCCTGTGGCCGTGGATCATGTTCTCCGAGGCGCTGATGCGCGGCATGGCCGCCGTCCAGGCCAACGCCGGCCTGATCCGCAAGGTGGCCTTCCCGCACCGCCTGGTGGTCTACGCGGCCGTGGTCGCCTGCTATGCCGTGCACGGGATCGGCTTCGCCGTCGTCCTCCTGGTGCTGCGGATCTCGGGCGAACCCATCCATCTCGAAACGGTACCGCTGGCGGCCGTGCTGCTGATACCCTACTTGCTCCTGTCGACGGGACTCGCCGCGGCCCTGGCCGCTCTGCAAACGCTGCTGCGGGACGTCGAGCACGCCATAGGGATCGTCCTCACCATCGTGTTCTACGCCACGCCCATCCTGTACCCGGCCACGTTCCTCCCCGAGGCCGCCCGGCCGTATGTCGAGGGCCAGCCCTTCGGCTATCTCTCCGGGCGCATCCGCGATGTCCTGCTGCAAGGCACGGGACTGGTGGCCACGGATCTCCTGGCGGCCGTGGCGTGCGGCCTCGTCTTCATGGCGGGCGTCTGGTTCTTCGATCGCCTGTCCCCGCATTTCGAGGATTTCCTGTGA
- a CDS encoding glycosyltransferase, giving the protein MIRLFIGYDRREAAANAVLAHSLNRRSSEALAITPITLSSLRAMGLYRREENPLASTEFSFSRFLAPYLCGYEGWAIFMDNDILARDDIAKLWALRDDRYAVQVVKHNHVPKEGVKFLDKVQTKYEKKNWSSVMLLNCAKCTKLTPDYVNDASGLELHQFKWLQGDDQIGGLPQRWNHLVNYDAPNADAALVHFTLGGPYFNEYRDCEFADEWRAELADMLNVQQRVATAKTG; this is encoded by the coding sequence ATGATCCGTCTCTTCATCGGCTACGACCGCCGCGAGGCCGCCGCCAACGCGGTCCTCGCGCATTCGCTCAACCGCCGTTCGAGCGAGGCCCTGGCGATCACGCCGATCACGCTGTCGTCCCTGAGGGCGATGGGGTTGTACCGCCGCGAGGAGAACCCCCTCGCGTCGACCGAATTCTCGTTCTCGCGCTTCCTCGCTCCCTACCTCTGCGGCTACGAGGGCTGGGCGATCTTCATGGACAACGACATCCTCGCGCGGGACGACATCGCCAAGCTGTGGGCGCTTCGCGACGACCGCTATGCGGTGCAAGTGGTCAAGCACAACCACGTGCCGAAGGAAGGCGTGAAGTTCCTCGACAAGGTCCAGACCAAGTACGAGAAGAAGAACTGGTCCTCGGTGATGCTGCTCAACTGCGCCAAGTGCACGAAGCTCACGCCCGACTACGTGAACGACGCGAGCGGCCTCGAGCTGCACCAGTTCAAGTGGCTCCAAGGCGACGACCAGATCGGCGGGCTGCCCCAGCGCTGGAACCACCTGGTGAACTACGACGCGCCGAATGCGGACGCGGCCCTGGTGCACTTCACGCTCGGCGGCCCGTACTTCAACGAGTACCGCGACTGCGAGTTCGCGGACGAATGGCGCGCCGAGCTCGCGGACATGCTCAACGTCCAGCAGCGCGTCGCCACCGCGAAGACCGGCTGA
- a CDS encoding peptidylprolyl isomerase: MKDTMYKHSISVLAFAAAAWTASAGELPPDTPLVTGKHGSVKAIDFEAAMQKIPETYRAPIRMSQDKISTMVDGLFVAKSFSGRAREAGMDKDPLVQERLRQAQDQILADLYLRKLETDAKIPPLEQRAREIYNADAKKFTLPEQVRAQQILVTYAQRTPEMALARAKELEAQVRKPGQDFLALAKEFSEDPARRRNGGELGYNDPTSFEPEIVEWLKTAKDANTVSPPIQTRHGYHIVKFIDRQPPRRAPFEQVKAKIIEGERAEIIKKIRDDAINAERNDPAVVIHAANVEALRIEVDADLLTRTQQGAPLKTPGTLQPPVALPK, encoded by the coding sequence ATGAAAGACACCATGTACAAGCATTCGATTAGCGTCCTCGCCTTCGCTGCCGCGGCGTGGACGGCCTCTGCCGGAGAGCTTCCTCCGGACACGCCGCTGGTCACCGGCAAGCACGGCTCGGTCAAGGCCATCGATTTCGAGGCTGCCATGCAGAAGATCCCCGAGACGTACCGGGCGCCCATCCGCATGAGCCAGGACAAGATCAGCACCATGGTCGACGGCCTCTTCGTCGCCAAGTCGTTCTCCGGCCGGGCGCGAGAGGCGGGCATGGACAAGGACCCGCTGGTCCAGGAACGGCTGCGCCAGGCGCAGGACCAGATCCTCGCCGACCTCTACCTTCGCAAGCTCGAGACGGACGCCAAGATCCCGCCGCTCGAGCAGCGCGCCCGGGAGATCTACAACGCGGACGCGAAGAAATTCACGCTGCCCGAGCAGGTGCGCGCGCAGCAGATCCTCGTGACCTACGCGCAGCGCACTCCGGAAATGGCGCTCGCCCGCGCGAAGGAGCTCGAGGCCCAGGTGCGCAAGCCCGGACAGGACTTCCTCGCCCTCGCGAAGGAGTTCAGCGAGGATCCGGCGCGCCGTCGCAACGGCGGCGAGCTCGGCTACAACGATCCCACCAGCTTCGAGCCCGAGATCGTCGAGTGGCTGAAGACGGCGAAGGACGCCAACACGGTGAGCCCGCCGATCCAGACGCGCCACGGCTATCACATCGTCAAGTTCATCGACCGCCAGCCGCCGCGCCGCGCGCCGTTCGAGCAGGTGAAGGCCAAGATCATCGAGGGCGAGCGCGCCGAGATCATCAAGAAGATCCGCGACGACGCGATCAACGCCGAACGCAACGATCCCGCGGTCGTCATCCACGCGGCGAACGTGGAAGCGCTGCGCATCGAGGTCGATGCCGATCTCCTCACGCGCACGCAGCAGGGCGCCCCCCTGAAAACGCCCGGCACGCTCCAGCCGCCGGTCGCTCTCCCGAAATGA
- the gspD gene encoding type II secretion system secretin GspD: MPQSPISRVPRALYAAFALAAVLALPGCKMLPPHGFDAPTATPAASGAPAEFGPARPAAQPPAQATAPQVSSSESKVFPGTGVFVSPRPLKPAGPSGPEEASLNFEGLDIREVAKVILGDYLRESYTVHPAVAGTVTFRTIKPISRKELLPTLEMLLRQNNAALVQEEGVYKILPITAVRGSVSPQLGNAQSALPAGFSVIVVPLRYVGAKEMERLLQPFAADNTVRVDEVRNLIIIAGHQREMKHLMDTIELFDVDWLTGYSVGLFPIKSADVKTLVTELDKVFGPAGQGPLAGIVRVIPIERLNALLVVTTQARYLELAKTWVDRLDQLGGTSGGTRFFVYYVKNGKAENLAQLIGDLFSGRRSASNNPSLAPGARPAEIRSQTPYSQPGAPNAPAAAAAPASAVSFNMQGGVGSTASEVRVIADKDTNSLLILAAPSDYDVIEGALRKLDVVPRQVLVEVLLAEVRLSDELTFGINWFLNGRNGSNTTGAIRTGGLPVTADLAVPLLDPGFQLVSRSGDLVRAVLNSLGKDGKAQVLASPQLMVLDNQKAQFKVGDRISVQTQTQTGVNTGAGVLNSYQYLETGVLLTITPRINSGNQVTLEVNQEVSDPVAGTGGTAVNPNPDVTSRSVQTTVVIASGESVVLAGMIREASGHTGTGVPILSKIPVLGAAFGSQTWKRDRTELVLVITPRIVSDSRQAQDASDELRRKLPMLENIIKDYQKGMPLYQGAPPAESAPPK, from the coding sequence ATGCCCCAATCGCCGATCTCGCGAGTGCCGCGCGCCCTGTACGCCGCCTTCGCGCTCGCGGCCGTCCTCGCCTTGCCGGGCTGCAAGATGCTGCCCCCCCACGGCTTCGACGCCCCCACGGCAACGCCCGCCGCTTCCGGCGCCCCGGCGGAGTTCGGCCCCGCTCGGCCCGCCGCGCAGCCGCCGGCGCAAGCCACCGCCCCGCAGGTCTCGTCGAGCGAATCCAAGGTCTTCCCCGGCACGGGTGTCTTCGTGAGCCCCCGTCCGCTCAAGCCCGCGGGACCTTCGGGCCCCGAGGAGGCGAGCCTCAACTTCGAGGGCCTCGACATCCGCGAGGTCGCCAAGGTGATCCTCGGCGACTACCTGCGCGAGTCGTATACGGTCCATCCGGCCGTCGCCGGCACGGTCACCTTCCGCACCATCAAGCCGATCTCGCGCAAGGAGCTGCTGCCTACCCTCGAGATGCTGCTGCGCCAGAACAACGCGGCGCTGGTCCAGGAAGAGGGCGTGTACAAGATCCTGCCGATCACCGCGGTGCGCGGCTCGGTGTCCCCGCAGCTCGGCAACGCGCAGTCGGCGCTGCCCGCGGGCTTCAGCGTGATCGTCGTGCCGTTGCGCTACGTCGGCGCGAAGGAGATGGAGCGCCTGCTCCAGCCCTTCGCCGCGGACAACACGGTGCGCGTGGACGAGGTGCGCAACCTGATCATCATCGCCGGCCACCAGCGCGAGATGAAGCACCTCATGGACACGATCGAGCTCTTCGACGTGGATTGGCTCACGGGCTATTCCGTGGGGCTCTTCCCGATCAAGAGCGCGGACGTGAAGACGCTGGTGACGGAGCTGGACAAGGTCTTCGGCCCCGCGGGCCAGGGGCCGCTCGCCGGCATCGTGCGCGTGATCCCGATCGAGCGCCTGAACGCGCTGCTCGTGGTCACCACGCAGGCGCGCTACCTGGAGCTCGCCAAGACCTGGGTCGATCGCCTGGACCAGCTGGGCGGCACCTCGGGAGGCACGCGCTTCTTCGTCTACTACGTGAAGAACGGCAAGGCGGAGAACCTCGCGCAGCTGATCGGCGACCTCTTCTCGGGGCGGCGCTCCGCGTCGAACAATCCTTCGCTCGCGCCCGGTGCGCGGCCCGCGGAAATCCGCTCGCAGACTCCGTACTCGCAGCCCGGCGCACCGAACGCGCCCGCGGCCGCCGCGGCGCCCGCAAGCGCGGTCTCGTTCAACATGCAGGGCGGCGTGGGCTCCACGGCGAGCGAGGTGCGCGTCATCGCGGACAAGGACACGAACTCGCTGCTGATTCTCGCCGCGCCCAGCGACTACGACGTGATCGAGGGCGCGCTGCGCAAGCTCGACGTCGTGCCGCGCCAGGTGCTCGTGGAGGTGCTGCTCGCCGAGGTGAGGCTGTCCGATGAGCTCACGTTCGGCATCAACTGGTTCCTGAACGGCCGCAACGGGTCCAACACGACGGGCGCCATCCGCACCGGAGGCCTTCCCGTCACCGCGGACCTCGCGGTCCCCCTGCTCGATCCCGGCTTCCAGCTCGTGAGCCGCAGCGGCGACCTCGTGCGCGCGGTGCTGAACTCGCTCGGCAAGGATGGCAAGGCGCAGGTGCTCGCCTCGCCGCAGCTGATGGTCCTGGACAACCAGAAGGCCCAGTTCAAGGTTGGCGACCGCATCTCCGTGCAGACGCAGACGCAGACGGGCGTCAACACCGGCGCCGGCGTGCTGAACTCGTACCAGTACCTCGAGACGGGCGTGCTGCTCACCATCACGCCGCGCATCAACTCGGGCAACCAGGTGACGCTCGAGGTGAACCAGGAAGTGAGCGATCCCGTCGCGGGTACCGGCGGGACGGCCGTGAATCCGAACCCCGACGTCACGTCGCGCTCGGTGCAGACCACGGTGGTCATCGCCTCGGGCGAATCGGTGGTGCTCGCGGGCATGATCCGCGAAGCCTCGGGCCACACCGGCACGGGCGTGCCGATCCTCTCGAAGATCCCGGTTCTCGGCGCCGCATTCGGCTCCCAGACGTGGAAGCGCGACCGCACCGAGCTCGTCCTCGTGATCACGCCGCGCATCGTGAGCGATTCGCGCCAGGCCCAGGATGCGTCCGACGAGCTTCGCAGGAAGCTCCCGATGCTGGAGAACATCATCAAGGACTACCAGAAGGGCATGCCGCTCTATCAAGGTGCCCCGCCGGCCGAGTCCGCGCCCCCAAAATGA